GGGATCGTCGCCTCCGACACCTACCGGAAATATCCGTGGGGCAGCCAGCAGGGCGACACCGCGACGGCCGCGGTCACCAACAACACGTTGCTGCTGGCGCTCAACGCCTCGGTCCGCTCACAACTCAGCGCGGGCGATCTCCGGGCGAATTACGTGCAGACCGGCGGCATCTGGACCAGTGCCCCAACCGAAACGGCCGACGCCCCGATCCCCGAGGCCAAGGACTATTCCGATAGCGACCTGCGCGGATCCCTGTTCGCCTTCAACGCCACGATGGAAACCTATACGCAGGGCACCAGTTGCTTCACCTGCCACCAGCAGTCGGCCAGCGCGCCCGACAGCTTCCAGCCCTTCCAGTTGAGCCACATCTACGCACAGATCGTGCCCCTGACGCCACCGGGCGACTGACCCCGGCGGCCCGTCCGCGACCCGAGGATTGGCCCGCACCCGGGCCACGCCATCCCCCCGACCCGACCGGAGGCACGCCCGATGTCCATGCTCCTGACCGTTCTGCGGACGACCCTTGTCTATCTTGGCCAGACGGCGCTGTGCCGATTGCTGGGCGGGCTGGGGCCCAAACCCCCGGCGAAACCCGATTACAGCGGCGTCTATACCTCCCCCGAATTTCAGGTCGACCGGTACGGGAACTGTCAGGCCGGAAGTTATATCGAGGTCTACCGGCCCCAGACGCCGTACCTTGGCGACAACGGGCGCCCAAAGGCAGTGATCTTCCTGCACGGTTTCGTGCTTGGCGCCTCGCAAATCTACCGGGCGCATCTGGAGCATCTGGTGCGGCAGGGCTACACGGTGTTCTTTCCCAATTTCCAGACCGGGTTCTGCAGCTTTCCCGACAGCGGCCTGATGACCGTCGCCGATCTGGTGGACGAGGTGTTCGGCGACGGGCTGAAACCGTCGCAAGAGAAATGGCTGAGAAATGCGCTGGCCAGCGTGTCGGACGCCTATGCCAAATCAGGTTTCGGCGCGGGCGTGGCGGTGGATACCTATGTCTACGGCCATTCGCTGGGCGGGCTTTTCGCGTTGAGCTGGCCCTATTACGTGAAACAGGACGGGTACCCGGAGAACCTGCTGCCCGTGCAGGTGCTGACCGCAGACCCGATCCCCAGCAGCACGGCCGCCTCGGCCCCGGGCCAGCTTGGCGCGGCCTTCGACAGCCTCGCCGACGACATGGATTTGCGTCTCACCGGGACGGCGCTGACCATGCCGGTGGCCATCCTTCACGGCAATGACGACTGGATCGTGCCCAAGGCCGAGTGGGACACGCCGTTCGGTTTCATCGCGACGGGGCAAAAGCGGATGTACCTGTCCTATACCGACACCCACGGCTGCGCCGGTCTGTTTGCCAATCACGAACAGGCCACCACCGATACCAGCTTTTTCCGCCCCGTGCTCGCGACCGTTCTTCTGGATGGTGTCGGGACAGAGGACACCCTAGACTGGCGCTATCTGTGGTTCGCGCTCGACCAAGTGATCCGCGACGGCGCGCGGGCCGATCAACTGGACTTCGACATGGGCGCATGGTCAGACGGCCACCCGGTGCGCCCTGTCAGCATTTACCTGTCGGGGGAGTGAGGCGGACCGGAGGGCGCGGCAGGGGCCGCTACCGAACCATCGTCTGCTTGTCCCAGTCCGCATAGTCTGGCGTATTCTCGACCCGGATTTCACCGGAATATCCGAACTCGACCATGTGAACCATGGTCGTCGTCGGGGTTGCGAAGATCACCGAATAGGATTCAGGCAGATCGGACCCGGACAGCATCCGCGTGGCACTGAAGTCGGGCCAGCCCTGATGGTTGGTGCCCCGCGGGGCCGAGAACGGAATGCCATGCAGCGACCCCGACAGCGGCAGGTGGCAGTGACCGTGGAAGATGTGGCGAACCTTGTCGGCAAAGGGCTCGACCGTCGCGGCAAACCGCGCGGCGTCCAGCAACATGATTTCATCCATCGGCGGCACCCCAAGGGCGACGGGATTGTGATGCAGGAACAGCCAGACCGGGCCGGGCAAGGATTGAAGCTGCCGGTAAAGCCAGCCGGCACGCCCCTCGCAGAAATGCCCCGCATGGGTTTCGGGCCCCCACGTGTCCAGCACGATGGCATGACCCAGGGACAGCGGCACCACCTTTTGCACGAAACCGCCCTCGCCTTCCAGTTCGGGGAAGACAGAGACGAAGGTCGCGCGGTCGTCATGGTTGCCGATGCACAGATGCACCGGCAGGGGAAGACTCGCGATCGTCTCGCGCAGTCGGGCGTAATCCGCGGCTTCGCCCCAATCGGACAGATCCCCGGTGATGAACAGGGCCTCGGCATCGGCATGCCGGTCCAGCGCATGGGCCAGGGCCCGCTCGAAATTCGCGTTCGGGTCACGTCCCGCAATGGTGTCGCCGGGCGTTGTCAGGTGGATATCGGTCAGTTGCAGGAGTTTCATGGGGACGCGTCCTTTGGATACGATACGGCCCCCGGAAACCTGCCGGGGGCCGCGTTGAGACGAGAGATCAGGATCCGGAGGGCAGAAGGTCCTGCAC
The genomic region above belongs to Rhodovulum sp. P5 and contains:
- a CDS encoding alpha/beta fold hydrolase; this translates as MSMLLTVLRTTLVYLGQTALCRLLGGLGPKPPAKPDYSGVYTSPEFQVDRYGNCQAGSYIEVYRPQTPYLGDNGRPKAVIFLHGFVLGASQIYRAHLEHLVRQGYTVFFPNFQTGFCSFPDSGLMTVADLVDEVFGDGLKPSQEKWLRNALASVSDAYAKSGFGAGVAVDTYVYGHSLGGLFALSWPYYVKQDGYPENLLPVQVLTADPIPSSTAASAPGQLGAAFDSLADDMDLRLTGTALTMPVAILHGNDDWIVPKAEWDTPFGFIATGQKRMYLSYTDTHGCAGLFANHEQATTDTSFFRPVLATVLLDGVGTEDTLDWRYLWFALDQVIRDGARADQLDFDMGAWSDGHPVRPVSIYLSGE
- a CDS encoding phosphodiesterase, with amino-acid sequence MKLLQLTDIHLTTPGDTIAGRDPNANFERALAHALDRHADAEALFITGDLSDWGEAADYARLRETIASLPLPVHLCIGNHDDRATFVSVFPELEGEGGFVQKVVPLSLGHAIVLDTWGPETHAGHFCEGRAGWLYRQLQSLPGPVWLFLHHNPVALGVPPMDEIMLLDAARFAATVEPFADKVRHIFHGHCHLPLSGSLHGIPFSAPRGTNHQGWPDFSATRMLSGSDLPESYSVIFATPTTTMVHMVEFGYSGEIRVENTPDYADWDKQTMVR